One part of the Burkholderia vietnamiensis LMG 10929 genome encodes these proteins:
- a CDS encoding UdgX family uracil-DNA binding protein (This protein belongs to the uracil DNA glycosylase superfamily, members of which act in excision repair of DNA. However, it belongs more specifically to UdgX branch, whose founding member was found to bind uracil in DNA (where it does not belong), without cleaving it, appears to promote DNA repair by a pathway involving RecA, rather than base excision.), with protein sequence MTERTSRHPTHAAQHAKPSQRPQPDPADTHGGDADDDAPATLDACRRCGLWEHATQPVPGAGPADARIMLVGEQPGDQEDRTGVPFVGAAGRMLDRALDEAGIDRARVYVTNAVKHFKWEPRGKRRLHKTPAQREVAACRYWLERELETLAPRVIVALGATALRAVLQDNDATLERARQPLRSPDGRLVVATYHPSYVLRTRGADSRERAYRTLVDALRTAARLARDAGTAHGTRGDAE encoded by the coding sequence ATGACGGAACGCACGTCCCGACATCCGACGCACGCCGCGCAGCACGCCAAGCCATCGCAGCGGCCGCAGCCCGACCCGGCCGACACGCACGGCGGCGACGCCGATGACGACGCGCCGGCCACGCTCGACGCGTGCCGCCGCTGCGGGCTGTGGGAACACGCGACGCAGCCGGTGCCGGGCGCCGGCCCCGCCGACGCGCGCATCATGCTGGTCGGCGAGCAACCGGGCGATCAGGAAGACCGGACCGGCGTGCCGTTCGTCGGCGCGGCGGGCCGCATGCTCGACCGTGCGCTCGACGAGGCCGGGATCGATCGCGCCCGCGTGTACGTGACCAACGCGGTCAAGCACTTCAAGTGGGAGCCGCGCGGCAAGCGCCGGCTGCACAAGACGCCGGCGCAGCGGGAGGTCGCCGCGTGCCGCTACTGGCTCGAGCGCGAACTCGAGACGCTCGCGCCGCGCGTGATCGTCGCGCTCGGCGCGACGGCGCTGCGCGCGGTGCTGCAGGACAACGACGCGACGCTCGAACGCGCGCGCCAGCCGTTGCGCTCGCCGGACGGCCGCCTCGTCGTCGCGACGTATCACCCGTCCTACGTGCTGCGCACGCGCGGCGCCGATTCGCGCGAGCGCGCGTACCGGACGCTGGTCGACGCGCTGCGCACCGCAGCGCGACTCGCGCGCGACGCCGGCACGGCGCACGGCACGCGCGGAGACGCCGAATGA
- a CDS encoding helix-turn-helix domain-containing protein, producing MARGVHQSEAATRAGLSRNTAYRIEKGDPGVAIGQMVRYLEAFAPGLRLHDLLSETDPALKSLDARTRRQRVSVLSEKELKELDF from the coding sequence ATAGCGAGAGGGGTTCATCAGAGCGAGGCAGCCACGCGAGCCGGTCTGTCGCGCAATACCGCCTACCGCATCGAAAAGGGCGACCCCGGCGTGGCGATCGGTCAGATGGTTCGGTATCTGGAAGCGTTTGCTCCCGGCCTGCGCCTGCATGACTTGCTCTCCGAGACGGATCCGGCGCTCAAGTCGCTCGATGCTCGCACCCGTCGACAACGAGTTAGCGTTCTGTCGGAGAAGGAACTCAAGGAGCTGGACTTCTAA
- a CDS encoding NRAMP family divalent metal transporter — protein MSDLRDDDATHAAPTSTSASAPAPAAKPWYRRLGPGLLAGASDADPSNVAVYAQAGSQFGFNMLWMIVVTLPMMVVVQLAAAFVGRTNRKGLVAGIREHFSDRLAKTLIVMVVIVNVVNVGADLAAMGDATALVAGGRSYWYAASYGIASLALQVLMSYERYARWLKWMTLGLLAYVLELGFVHVDWRNLLHTLVLPHIAFTRDYATTAVAVLGTTLSPYLFVWQAALEVEETQAERRNGDGDTVNAPATRRDTERRITFDTWTGMIVTNAVSFCIMVIGAAVFFTHGRHDIGSTAQAAEALRPIAGEAAFVVFAFGIVGCGLLAIPAFAGSAAYGCAEAWQFREGLNEPVHRAPAFYGVLALCVLVGIAICFGPVNPIKALYWSAVLNGIAAVPMLVLVMLLAQRRGAAGQPGSGVASRVLGWLAVALMAASVVVMVVDMLA, from the coding sequence ATGAGCGACCTGCGCGACGACGACGCAACGCACGCCGCGCCCACCTCGACATCCGCGTCCGCGCCCGCGCCGGCCGCGAAGCCCTGGTATCGGCGGCTCGGCCCCGGCCTGCTCGCGGGCGCGTCCGACGCCGATCCGAGCAACGTGGCGGTGTACGCGCAGGCCGGCAGCCAGTTCGGGTTCAACATGCTGTGGATGATCGTCGTCACGCTGCCGATGATGGTCGTCGTGCAGCTCGCGGCCGCGTTCGTCGGGCGCACCAACCGCAAGGGGCTGGTGGCCGGCATCCGCGAGCACTTCTCCGACCGTCTCGCGAAAACGCTGATCGTGATGGTCGTGATCGTCAACGTCGTGAACGTCGGCGCCGATCTCGCCGCGATGGGCGACGCGACCGCGCTCGTCGCCGGCGGGCGCAGCTACTGGTACGCGGCCTCGTACGGGATCGCGTCGCTCGCGCTGCAGGTGCTGATGTCGTACGAGCGCTATGCGCGCTGGCTCAAATGGATGACGCTCGGCCTGCTCGCGTACGTGCTCGAACTCGGCTTCGTGCACGTCGACTGGCGCAATCTGCTGCATACGCTGGTGCTGCCGCACATCGCGTTCACGCGCGACTACGCGACCACCGCGGTCGCGGTGCTCGGCACGACGCTCAGCCCGTATCTGTTCGTGTGGCAGGCCGCGCTCGAAGTGGAGGAAACCCAGGCCGAGCGGCGCAACGGCGATGGCGACACCGTCAACGCGCCCGCGACCCGTCGCGACACCGAGCGGCGCATCACGTTCGACACGTGGACCGGGATGATCGTCACGAACGCGGTGTCGTTCTGCATCATGGTGATCGGCGCGGCGGTGTTCTTCACGCACGGCCGGCACGACATCGGGTCGACGGCGCAGGCCGCCGAAGCGCTGCGGCCGATCGCGGGCGAAGCGGCGTTCGTCGTGTTCGCGTTCGGCATCGTGGGCTGCGGGCTGCTGGCGATTCCGGCCTTCGCCGGCAGCGCCGCTTACGGCTGCGCGGAGGCATGGCAGTTCCGCGAGGGCCTCAACGAGCCGGTGCATCGCGCGCCGGCGTTCTACGGCGTGCTGGCGCTGTGCGTGCTGGTCGGCATCGCGATCTGCTTCGGCCCGGTCAATCCGATCAAGGCGCTGTACTGGAGCGCGGTGCTCAACGGCATCGCCGCGGTGCCGATGCTGGTGCTCGTGATGCTGCTCGCCCAGCGGCGCGGGGCGGCCGGCCAGCCGGGCAGCGGCGTCGCGTCGAGGGTGCTGGGGTGGCTTGCCGTCGCGCTGATGGCGGCGTCGGTGGTGGTGATGGTGGTGGACATGCTGGCGTGA